The following are encoded together in the Sphingorhabdus pulchriflava genome:
- a CDS encoding type IV secretion system protein, giving the protein MDFSDHVFTTMFEALNNALAGIVGKYAAVIGIVSPALRIGIVIYISLLGYAIMRGAVQYPFREYAYRGCQLAFLYFAVTSLYGSQIGMFALGGLPGQFASALGGSDVGGLGGYYDKLAGTGFETANTMRKIAADYQQTQGTIPDIGYAVFSGFLVVMVIIATLLCAAIGFVISAFGLFALALLSVVGPLFVAGLLFESTRGYFFAWLGACINYLMLIVFALVLTLFLTQTGEAVIATISESDEIGMAAIKALAFYALGFFFFLQIPMLAASLGGGGPALANQFASAIAAAGGFVAGRGATATQATSRAIERGFARGIARMRTSGSVSRGTS; this is encoded by the coding sequence ATGGATTTCAGCGATCATGTTTTTACCACGATGTTCGAGGCGCTGAATAATGCGCTGGCGGGCATTGTCGGGAAATATGCTGCCGTAATCGGGATCGTTTCCCCCGCGCTACGCATCGGGATCGTCATCTACATCTCGCTGCTCGGCTACGCGATCATGCGCGGAGCGGTGCAATATCCTTTCCGCGAATATGCCTATCGCGGGTGCCAGCTCGCTTTCCTCTATTTCGCCGTGACTTCGCTCTACGGAAGCCAGATCGGCATGTTTGCGCTGGGCGGTCTCCCCGGCCAGTTCGCCAGCGCGCTGGGCGGCTCGGACGTCGGCGGTCTGGGCGGATATTATGACAAGCTCGCAGGCACAGGCTTCGAGACCGCGAACACCATGCGCAAGATCGCCGCCGACTACCAGCAAACGCAAGGGACGATCCCCGACATCGGCTATGCCGTCTTTTCAGGTTTCCTCGTGGTGATGGTGATTATCGCCACGCTGCTCTGCGCCGCCATCGGCTTCGTGATCAGTGCTTTCGGGCTGTTTGCGCTCGCCCTGCTTTCGGTTGTTGGGCCGCTGTTTGTGGCGGGGCTACTGTTCGAGTCCACGCGCGGCTATTTCTTCGCCTGGCTGGGAGCCTGCATCAACTATCTGATGCTGATCGTGTTCGCGCTCGTGCTGACATTGTTCCTGACGCAGACCGGCGAAGCGGTCATCGCCACGATTTCCGAGAGTGACGAGATTGGCATGGCCGCGATCAAGGCGCTGGCCTTCTACGCGCTCGGCTTCTTTTTCTTCCTGCAAATTCCGATGCTGGCCGCATCGCTTGGCGGTGGCGGCCCCGCGCTCGCCAACCAGTTTGCATCGGCGATTGCAGCGGCTGGCGGCTTTGTCGCCGGGCGCGGCGCGACCGCCACACAGGCAACCAGCCGCGCCATCGAACGCGGCTTTGCACGCGGCATCGCGCGGATGCGGACATCCGGTTCGGTCAGCCGTGGAACATCATAA
- the virB9 gene encoding P-type conjugative transfer protein VirB9, which produces MKRVSCLTAIALIFGSTPAIPSETPRPTAQDNRIREVIYSDTQVFRIVGVFRSATQIVFSPGERVEHVALGDTVSWEVAPAENSLFIKPRELAGATNLIVITRSSAGNRTYTFELSAQRGAIGARTADTFFKVVFRYPREEAAAAQAAATQAAYSRAVALQAGAIRSALDIAVLEGKRNLRYTVQGSSAIQPSEITDNGQFTALRFPNQRELPAFFAVNPDGSESIVPFDVRDEFVVIHGVFAQLRLRRGKEVLCVFNEAPDFYGRDPKTGTASSIVERTSGQDNGERR; this is translated from the coding sequence ATGAAACGAGTGAGCTGCCTAACGGCGATAGCGTTGATCTTTGGCAGCACCCCCGCAATCCCCAGCGAAACCCCGCGCCCGACCGCGCAGGACAATCGCATCCGCGAAGTGATCTACAGCGACACTCAGGTTTTCCGCATCGTGGGCGTTTTCCGTTCCGCAACGCAGATTGTGTTCTCGCCCGGCGAGCGCGTCGAGCATGTCGCGCTTGGCGATACGGTATCGTGGGAGGTGGCCCCGGCTGAAAACTCGTTGTTCATCAAGCCCCGCGAACTTGCGGGCGCGACAAACCTGATTGTCATCACCCGTTCCAGCGCGGGCAATCGCACCTACACATTCGAGCTGTCGGCGCAGCGCGGGGCAATCGGTGCGCGGACTGCGGACACGTTCTTCAAAGTGGTGTTCCGCTATCCGCGTGAGGAAGCGGCTGCGGCGCAGGCAGCCGCAACGCAGGCAGCCTATTCCCGGGCCGTTGCACTGCAAGCGGGCGCTATCCGCTCGGCGCTCGATATTGCCGTCCTCGAAGGAAAGCGGAACCTCCGATACACGGTGCAAGGTTCATCGGCGATCCAGCCTTCAGAGATCACCGACAATGGCCAGTTCACCGCGCTGCGCTTCCCGAACCAGCGCGAGCTTCCAGCTTTCTTCGCGGTCAATCCCGATGGCAGCGAGAGCATCGTTCCATTCGATGTCCGCGACGAATTTGTCGTGATCCACGGCGTTTTTGCCCAGCTTCGCCTCCGACGCGGCAAGGAAGTGCTGTGCGTGTTCAACGAAGCCCCGGACTTTTACGGACGCGACCCGAAAACTGGCACGGCATCGAGCATCGTCGAGCGCACGTCAGGTCAAGATAATGGGGAGAGAAGATGA
- a CDS encoding TolC family protein, with amino-acid sequence MRLSLRAALLAGALIASSGAALAEPVSLAQALTQGAEQSPRIAEAKAKAAAAEARARQAGASPNPELSVEVENFAGTGVFQGLRSTETTLAISQRIELGGKRSARVAVASSERDFAFLSFRAAEADLARDIRIAHAELRAAEDRAVLARENVGQARELARTARVLVEAGRDPPLRQLRAEAGLAEAQAEEARAFGELLAARRLLADLIGSDDPELSATPIYDEAAPGALPPATPSLDEQLAAAERDAAQARIRVARAEAVPDVTASGGVRRINDGRETAFVAGFSIPLPVRNRNRGGIEAAQSDALAGEAALLQARLNARRAQHDARMLLGAADARVEALSGPSLAQAEEAVRLARIGYGAGKFSLLELLDAQAALTTAKTALIEARLDRARALAALIRANVRAGD; translated from the coding sequence ATGAGATTATCTTTGCGTGCCGCCTTGCTGGCGGGCGCGCTTATTGCCAGCAGCGGGGCGGCATTGGCCGAACCCGTAAGTCTGGCGCAGGCGCTAACCCAAGGGGCGGAACAATCGCCGCGTATTGCAGAGGCAAAGGCGAAAGCTGCCGCCGCTGAAGCGCGGGCGCGGCAGGCCGGAGCCTCGCCCAATCCCGAACTCAGCGTTGAGGTTGAGAACTTCGCCGGAACCGGCGTATTCCAGGGGCTACGCAGCACCGAGACGACGCTTGCGATCAGCCAGCGGATCGAGCTGGGTGGCAAGCGGAGCGCCCGCGTCGCGGTCGCTTCGTCCGAACGCGATTTCGCCTTCCTCTCGTTCCGCGCAGCCGAGGCCGATCTTGCACGCGATATTCGCATTGCCCATGCCGAGCTGCGCGCCGCCGAGGATCGCGCCGTGCTGGCGCGCGAAAATGTCGGCCAGGCCCGCGAATTGGCGCGCACGGCGAGAGTGCTGGTCGAGGCCGGACGCGATCCGCCATTGCGTCAGCTCCGCGCCGAGGCCGGGCTGGCCGAAGCACAGGCCGAGGAAGCCCGCGCCTTTGGCGAATTGCTCGCCGCGCGTCGCTTGCTGGCCGACCTGATCGGCAGCGACGATCCAGAACTGTCCGCGACGCCGATTTACGACGAAGCCGCACCCGGCGCATTGCCACCAGCAACGCCATCGCTTGACGAGCAGCTTGCCGCAGCGGAGCGCGATGCGGCACAAGCGCGCATCAGGGTAGCGCGCGCCGAGGCGGTGCCCGATGTTACCGCGAGCGGCGGTGTCCGGCGGATCAATGACGGGCGCGAGACGGCATTCGTTGCTGGCTTTTCAATTCCGTTACCCGTGCGCAACCGCAATCGTGGCGGGATCGAAGCGGCGCAGTCGGACGCGCTCGCTGGCGAAGCCGCGCTTCTTCAAGCTCGGCTCAATGCTCGCCGTGCGCAGCATGATGCGCGGATGTTGCTTGGGGCCGCCGATGCGCGGGTCGAGGCGCTGTCCGGGCCATCGCTGGCGCAGGCCGAGGAAGCCGTGCGGCTCGCCCGCATCGGCTACGGCGCGGGCAAGTTCAGCCTGCTCGAACTGCTCGACGCGCAAGCCGCGCTCACCACCGCCAAAACCGCGCTCATCGAGGCCCGCCTCGACCGCGCCCGTGCGCTCGCCGCACTGATCCGCGCCAATGTGCGCGCAGGGGATTGA
- a CDS encoding MerR family transcriptional regulator gives MKIGELASATGTKVETVRYYEKIGLLPPPARTLANYRAYGVNHLARLSFIRRARDLGFTLEAVRELLTLSDDKAQSCEAVDGIARVHLTEIDRKIGDLTALRSELDRVIGSCRHGTVADCKIIETLAPRGKVAS, from the coding sequence ATGAAGATAGGAGAGCTGGCGAGCGCAACTGGCACCAAGGTCGAGACGGTGCGCTACTATGAGAAAATCGGCCTCTTGCCGCCGCCTGCGCGCACCTTGGCCAACTACCGGGCCTATGGGGTCAATCATCTCGCGCGTTTGTCATTCATCCGCCGCGCCCGTGATCTTGGGTTCACGCTTGAAGCGGTGCGTGAATTGCTCACGCTATCCGACGACAAGGCGCAATCATGTGAAGCGGTGGATGGCATCGCGCGCGTCCACCTGACCGAAATCGACCGCAAAATTGGCGATCTAACTGCGCTCCGCAGCGAACTCGACCGCGTGATCGGTTCCTGCCGCCACGGCACAGTGGCCGACTGCAAGATTATCGAAACCCTTGCACCGCGCGGAAAAGTCGCATCCTGA
- a CDS encoding LPD7 domain-containing protein, whose translation MVDELEGNAPSGRSRTAKTKPVTAKAPPEKPRRKFEPPTITDDLTGKFLRVGNKLYRTSDDKTPIVRIAGDRLKTSNIDALPDIIRIAKANGWTSIKVGGGDKFKKAAYLAAAAQGLAVENYSPSKLVQAEADRLRERIVEREKRREGKKAGAKPPKTEDELSKLKTLSDRFLSQSHAENARDPDLRRAQSLVAQTISIARAKYPDDPVKASKEIEARRQEVAIRIAKGEKIAVVQVRNQQAHGVRDVTQEQALQRDGRSR comes from the coding sequence ATGGTTGATGAACTAGAAGGAAACGCGCCTTCGGGACGCAGCCGAACTGCCAAGACCAAGCCGGTTACAGCGAAGGCTCCGCCTGAGAAACCAAGGCGCAAGTTTGAGCCGCCCACAATCACCGACGACCTGACCGGCAAATTCTTGCGCGTCGGTAACAAGCTCTATCGCACGTCCGACGATAAGACCCCGATCGTGCGGATTGCGGGCGACCGGCTCAAGACCAGCAACATCGACGCCCTTCCCGACATCATCCGGATCGCCAAGGCGAATGGCTGGACGTCGATCAAGGTGGGTGGCGGCGACAAGTTCAAAAAGGCGGCCTATCTCGCCGCCGCCGCGCAAGGGCTGGCGGTCGAGAATTACAGCCCAAGCAAATTAGTCCAGGCCGAAGCCGACCGTCTCCGCGAAAGGATAGTTGAACGGGAAAAACGCCGCGAGGGGAAGAAGGCTGGCGCAAAGCCGCCAAAGACCGAAGATGAACTGAGCAAGCTCAAAACCTTATCCGATCGTTTTCTGAGCCAGTCTCACGCCGAAAATGCGCGCGACCCGGACCTGCGCCGCGCGCAAAGTCTGGTTGCCCAAACCATTTCGATTGCCCGCGCCAAATATCCCGACGATCCGGTCAAGGCGTCGAAGGAGATTGAGGCCAGACGTCAGGAGGTTGCCATCCGCATCGCCAAGGGCGAGAAAATCGCCGTCGTTCAGGTGCGGAACCAGCAGGCCCATGGGGTGCGCGATGTCACGCAGGAACAGGCTTTGCAGCGCGATGGACGATCCCGGTAG
- a CDS encoding type IV secretory system conjugative DNA transfer family protein codes for MTQRAGTSPDGGVARLLIAIPLGALIALAIASMIGWVVLGLPVSAYDPLKMPQFVWYYRGDPRVVKAMAGGLAGGVTLLAGLIYALWARGAPLHGAARFANERELKRHGFRSATGIVVGRKSGRFLTFGGSEHVLVEAPTRSGKGVGIVIPNLLTWQGSVVVLDVKRENFDASAGFRAHYGQDVFLFNPTDRQGCTACYNPLAYIDRSDRDDVIIELQKIATMLFVAPDRGEAFWANGARTGFAGVGAWLAETSDEPLTMGAIYRYLTEGDARSFFKKELANPSLNLSTGCRTALSDFAGGSDNSFADIKKTITNVLGLWLNPLVDAATSASDFDLRDLRNRHISIYLGVSPDELDRIAPLYNLLFQQLIDLNVRELPDDTTPVPVLVILDEFARLGRASVIASAFSYVAGYGIRLLPVIQSRSQLRGVYGEYVADEIVANCGVEVAFTPKELRVANELSDRIGYVGQESVTRSLTINGLLANRSKSISEQRRALLLPQELMQLPSDRLILLRGGIPPVIGTKIAYFKNRFFKKRALPAPIVPALEKQAVVTIAPAPFRDMTTEELEGNPAHPIRPEDIRIEDYPSFDPDLVSLDGRGNASLVIEEGDENG; via the coding sequence ATGACCCAGAGAGCAGGCACCTCGCCTGACGGCGGGGTTGCACGACTGCTGATCGCCATCCCGCTCGGGGCTTTGATCGCGCTTGCCATTGCCAGCATGATCGGATGGGTGGTGCTGGGCCTTCCCGTGTCGGCCTATGATCCGCTCAAAATGCCGCAGTTCGTCTGGTATTATCGCGGCGATCCCCGCGTTGTGAAGGCGATGGCGGGCGGATTGGCGGGCGGCGTCACGCTGCTCGCCGGACTGATCTATGCGCTGTGGGCGCGCGGCGCTCCGCTCCACGGGGCGGCTCGTTTTGCCAACGAACGTGAACTCAAACGGCACGGCTTCCGCTCGGCCACGGGCATCGTAGTCGGGCGCAAAAGCGGACGCTTCCTGACCTTTGGCGGGAGCGAGCATGTCCTTGTCGAAGCGCCAACCCGCTCGGGCAAGGGCGTCGGCATCGTCATTCCCAATCTGCTGACATGGCAAGGCTCCGTCGTCGTTCTCGACGTCAAACGCGAAAATTTCGATGCCAGTGCGGGTTTCCGCGCACATTATGGTCAGGACGTTTTCCTGTTCAACCCTACCGACCGGCAGGGATGCACCGCGTGCTACAACCCGCTCGCCTATATCGACCGCAGCGATCGCGACGATGTGATCATTGAGCTGCAAAAGATCGCAACCATGCTGTTCGTCGCGCCCGATCGCGGCGAAGCCTTCTGGGCAAACGGCGCGCGCACCGGCTTTGCCGGTGTCGGCGCCTGGCTCGCGGAAACCAGCGACGAACCGCTGACGATGGGCGCAATCTACCGCTACCTGACCGAAGGCGATGCGCGCAGCTTCTTCAAGAAGGAACTGGCCAACCCCAGCCTCAATCTCTCCACCGGATGCCGGACGGCACTCAGCGATTTCGCCGGTGGTTCGGACAACAGCTTTGCCGACATCAAGAAGACTATCACAAACGTCCTCGGCCTGTGGCTGAATCCGCTGGTCGATGCCGCTACGTCCGCCAGCGATTTCGACCTGCGCGATTTGCGAAACCGCCATATTTCAATCTACCTCGGCGTATCGCCCGACGAACTCGACCGGATCGCGCCTCTCTACAATCTGTTGTTCCAGCAGCTCATCGACCTGAATGTCCGGGAATTGCCCGACGATACTACGCCGGTCCCCGTGCTGGTCATCCTCGACGAATTTGCCCGGCTTGGCCGCGCGTCCGTTATCGCCAGCGCCTTCTCCTATGTCGCTGGCTACGGCATCCGCCTGCTCCCGGTGATCCAGTCACGCTCGCAATTGCGAGGCGTTTACGGTGAGTATGTCGCCGACGAAATCGTCGCCAATTGCGGGGTCGAAGTGGCCTTCACACCCAAGGAACTGCGTGTTGCAAACGAACTGTCGGATCGCATCGGTTATGTCGGGCAGGAGAGTGTCACCCGGTCGCTGACGATCAACGGCCTGCTGGCCAACCGCTCGAAATCAATTTCCGAACAGCGCCGCGCCTTGCTGCTGCCCCAGGAACTGATGCAACTTCCATCCGACAGGCTGATCCTGCTGCGAGGCGGCATCCCACCGGTCATCGGCACCAAGATTGCCTATTTCAAGAACCGCTTCTTCAAAAAACGGGCGTTGCCGGCACCCATCGTTCCGGCCCTCGAAAAACAGGCAGTTGTAACAATTGCGCCTGCGCCGTTCCGCGACATGACCACCGAAGAACTCGAAGGAAATCCGGCGCATCCAATAAGGCCGGAAGACATCCGCATCGAAGATTATCCGAGCTTCGATCCCGATCTGGTGAGTCTGGATGGCCGCGGCAATGCAAGTTTAGTCATAGAGGAAGGCGATGAAAATGGTTGA
- the virB10 gene encoding type IV secretion system protein VirB10, with amino-acid sequence MMADIPMGERATVDQTPDPQEIDRAPAVERASKMPSMPGATMDPKKMIGFAAAAGAIMFTVLALGTGLTGNSSLPPVKPKPALEPAQYDPATVIAPTLAGAATDPNAPIAVGEPIVPAIGAGPAPSQLPPPAQQARQPSQAEVLREAARRSSLIAYGGERGSGSTGVRNSDYGGAPVAGRQPSSPATNLDNLRQASAIGQAQARSLPDRNFLITAGSFIPCVLQSAMDSSQPGYVSCIVPRNVYSDNGRVVLMEKGTKIVGEYQGGLDRGQYRLFVLWTRAVTPRGIAIDVASPATDALGRGGMDGRVNNFFWQRFGTALLFSLVEDAATVGAEAVGNSGSNTTRVPSDAASTILQQNGQIKPVLRKNQGEDVGITVAQDFDFSTVYGLALK; translated from the coding sequence ATGATGGCCGACATTCCAATGGGCGAACGCGCAACTGTCGATCAAACGCCCGATCCCCAGGAAATCGACCGCGCACCAGCCGTCGAGCGTGCAAGCAAAATGCCGTCGATGCCGGGAGCGACGATGGACCCGAAAAAAATGATCGGGTTTGCCGCCGCAGCAGGCGCGATCATGTTTACGGTGCTGGCGCTGGGAACAGGGCTGACCGGCAACTCCAGCCTTCCTCCGGTGAAACCGAAACCGGCGCTTGAACCCGCGCAGTATGATCCGGCAACGGTCATCGCTCCAACGCTGGCGGGTGCGGCGACCGATCCCAACGCACCGATTGCTGTAGGCGAGCCAATTGTTCCCGCAATTGGTGCCGGGCCTGCGCCGTCGCAACTTCCGCCGCCCGCTCAGCAAGCTCGCCAGCCATCGCAAGCTGAAGTGCTACGCGAAGCCGCTCGGCGGTCGTCGCTGATTGCCTATGGCGGGGAGCGAGGCAGCGGCAGCACAGGCGTTCGCAACAGCGATTACGGCGGCGCACCCGTTGCTGGACGCCAGCCTTCGTCGCCTGCCACGAATCTCGATAATTTGCGCCAAGCATCGGCAATCGGACAGGCGCAAGCCCGGTCGCTTCCCGACCGGAATTTTCTGATCACGGCGGGCAGCTTCATTCCCTGCGTGCTGCAATCGGCGATGGATTCAAGCCAGCCCGGCTATGTGAGCTGCATCGTGCCGCGCAACGTCTATTCGGACAATGGCCGGGTCGTGCTGATGGAAAAAGGCACGAAGATCGTTGGCGAATATCAGGGCGGTCTTGATCGCGGCCAATACCGGCTGTTTGTGCTGTGGACGCGGGCCGTCACGCCGCGCGGGATCGCGATAGATGTGGCGTCGCCAGCAACTGACGCGCTCGGTCGCGGCGGGATGGATGGGCGCGTCAACAATTTCTTCTGGCAGCGGTTCGGCACGGCGCTGTTGTTCAGTCTGGTCGAAGATGCGGCCACCGTGGGCGCGGAAGCCGTCGGCAACAGTGGCTCCAACACCACCCGCGTTCCCTCCGATGCAGCTTCGACGATCCTGCAACAGAATGGCCAGATCAAACCCGTGCTGCGGAAGAACCAAGGCGAGGATGTCGGCATCACCGTTGCCCAGGATTTTGATTTCTCGACCGTTTACGGCCTCGCGCTTAAATAA
- the virB11 gene encoding P-type DNA transfer ATPase VirB11: MAAPGKNTAVLDSVTAPLRKYLNDERVTELVINRPREVGIERRGGWTWESEPSLDFKNLMALATAAAAYTAQDITRENPIVSTIFPTGERVQIIVPPVVPDETVSITVRKPSTVTMTLADFDAAGLFKDTRIAEKQVSAQELDLLALLKAGRHVEFFDCAVKARLNILISGATGSGKTTLSKGLIQLIPPEERLLTIEDTRELIVPHKNVVHMLYAKDGQGTANVTAKHLLESALRMRPDRILLQELRDGTAFFYLRNVNSGHPGSITTIHADSAELAFEQLTLLVKESEGGSDLARGDIRALLKMLVDVVVQTKKTDGEFRVTEIYYDPESRHLA; this comes from the coding sequence ATGGCCGCGCCGGGCAAAAATACCGCTGTCCTCGACAGCGTGACAGCCCCGCTGCGCAAATATCTCAATGACGAGCGCGTCACCGAACTTGTCATCAACCGCCCGCGAGAAGTTGGAATCGAACGCCGTGGTGGCTGGACATGGGAAAGCGAACCCAGCCTCGATTTCAAGAACCTGATGGCGCTGGCAACGGCCGCAGCCGCCTACACCGCCCAGGACATCACCCGCGAAAACCCGATTGTCTCGACGATCTTCCCGACCGGCGAGCGGGTGCAGATCATCGTGCCGCCCGTCGTCCCCGATGAAACGGTGTCGATCACCGTGCGCAAACCCTCGACGGTAACGATGACATTGGCGGATTTCGACGCGGCGGGCTTGTTCAAGGACACGCGCATCGCCGAAAAACAGGTGTCGGCGCAGGAACTGGACTTGCTCGCGCTGCTTAAGGCGGGCCGCCACGTCGAATTTTTCGACTGCGCCGTTAAAGCCAGACTCAACATCCTGATCTCGGGTGCAACCGGCTCGGGCAAGACCACTCTGTCCAAGGGACTGATCCAGCTCATCCCGCCCGAAGAACGCTTGCTGACGATCGAGGATACCCGCGAGCTGATCGTCCCGCACAAGAATGTCGTCCATATGCTTTACGCCAAGGACGGCCAGGGCACCGCCAACGTCACCGCCAAGCATTTGCTCGAAAGCGCGCTCCGAATGCGGCCCGACCGCATCTTGCTCCAGGAACTGCGCGACGGGACGGCCTTCTTCTACCTCCGCAACGTGAACTCGGGCCATCCCGGCTCGATCACGACCATCCATGCGGATTCCGCCGAACTGGCGTTCGAGCAACTGACCCTGCTGGTCAAGGAAAGCGAAGGCGGCTCCGATCTGGCGCGCGGCGATATTCGCGCGCTGCTCAAGATGCTGGTCGATGTGGTTGTCCAGACCAAGAAAACCGACGGCGAGTTTCGCGTGACGGAGATCTATTATGACCCAGAGAGCAGGCACCTCGCCTGA
- a CDS encoding methyltransferase family protein — MMIGLHSAPFLAMVAFVVATLVRGMAIRRATGDRPWAFASAKGVQRIAGSSFALCVAALLVAAALAPANGTNLAVLAAIVSLAGAAIVIVAQMQMGRAWRVGVREGDAPLFVSHGLFRFSRNPIFVGMMLVGLSAAIVSDTWWSWSALVLFVLSCIVQVRIEEAHLEASFGDAYRAFCRQVPRWLGLARSA; from the coding sequence ATGATGATCGGTCTGCACTCCGCCCCCTTTCTTGCAATGGTCGCCTTTGTCGTTGCCACACTTGTTCGCGGGATGGCCATCCGGCGCGCCACCGGCGACCGTCCCTGGGCTTTCGCTTCGGCCAAGGGCGTGCAGCGGATCGCCGGGAGCAGCTTTGCTTTGTGCGTCGCGGCATTGCTTGTTGCGGCTGCGCTTGCCCCTGCCAATGGCACGAATTTGGCGGTTTTGGCCGCAATTGTCTCACTGGCCGGTGCCGCTATTGTCATCGTCGCACAGATGCAGATGGGCCGGGCATGGCGCGTTGGCGTCCGCGAAGGCGACGCGCCGCTGTTCGTGTCGCATGGCCTGTTTCGCTTCAGCCGCAATCCGATCTTTGTCGGTATGATGCTGGTCGGCCTGTCGGCGGCTATCGTGTCCGACACATGGTGGAGCTGGTCTGCGCTGGTGCTGTTTGTCCTGTCCTGCATCGTGCAGGTGCGGATCGAGGAAGCGCACCTTGAAGCCAGCTTTGGTGACGCCTACCGCGCTTTTTGTCGCCAAGTGCCGCGCTGGCTGGGGTTGGCGCGCTCGGCATGA
- a CDS encoding cation transporter codes for MSDDCCASACGSETAKADPRWRRILWIALIVNAGMFLVEMVAGAAADSRALQADALDFLGDAANYAVSLAVVGAALAWRARAALLKSLFMLGFAAWVFASAVLAFVNGTAPDPVAMGAVGLLALAANAGVALLLYRYRTGDANMRSVWICSRNDAIGNVAVMLAALGVFGTGSAWPDLIVASIMAGLALTGGFQVFRHAIAELKALPAAVEQA; via the coding sequence ATGTCTGACGATTGCTGCGCGAGCGCCTGCGGGAGCGAAACGGCCAAGGCCGATCCACGCTGGCGGCGCATCCTCTGGATCGCGCTGATCGTCAACGCAGGCATGTTTCTGGTCGAGATGGTGGCGGGCGCGGCGGCGGACAGCCGCGCGCTGCAAGCCGACGCGCTCGATTTTCTGGGCGATGCCGCCAATTATGCCGTGAGTCTCGCCGTTGTAGGTGCCGCGTTGGCCTGGCGGGCGCGGGCCGCACTTCTCAAATCGCTGTTCATGCTGGGCTTCGCGGCCTGGGTATTCGCCAGTGCGGTGCTTGCCTTCGTGAACGGCACTGCCCCCGATCCGGTAGCAATGGGTGCGGTCGGCCTGTTGGCGCTCGCCGCCAATGCCGGAGTGGCTCTGTTGCTCTATCGCTACCGCACCGGCGACGCCAATATGCGCTCGGTCTGGATTTGCTCGCGCAACGACGCCATCGGCAATGTCGCAGTGATGCTGGCTGCGCTTGGCGTGTTCGGAACGGGAAGCGCCTGGCCCGACCTGATTGTCGCTTCGATCATGGCGGGGCTGGCATTGACCGGCGGGTTTCAGGTATTCCGTCACGCGATCGCCGAGTTGAAGGCTTTGCCCGCAGCGGTCGAGCAAGCATGA
- a CDS encoding virB8 family protein translates to MAGGVTDRNDLKAYFAEAASWDHDRLIAANRSKRLAWMVAAVASGLAITGVAAVAMLTPLKTVAPYVITVDKATGASEITSPMSGDKQITYNEAVAKYFLADYVRNREGWIPQARQEFFEGVLAMSSREEQARWTAFYAKDNPKSPQSTFTDLDTVFVAVKSVTFVSAKVAQIRFTKTLQRGATVNDTPAIATVTYDTTDTPTTEQQRFKNPLGLEVQTYRADLEVTQ, encoded by the coding sequence ATGGCGGGCGGCGTTACCGATAGAAACGATCTGAAAGCCTATTTTGCGGAAGCCGCAAGCTGGGATCACGACCGGCTGATTGCAGCCAATCGCTCCAAGCGGCTAGCGTGGATGGTCGCGGCAGTAGCGAGCGGACTTGCGATCACGGGAGTTGCGGCGGTTGCGATGCTGACGCCGCTCAAGACCGTCGCGCCCTATGTCATCACGGTCGATAAGGCGACCGGCGCAAGCGAAATTACCTCTCCGATGTCCGGCGATAAGCAAATCACCTATAACGAAGCCGTCGCTAAATATTTCCTCGCCGATTATGTCCGCAACCGCGAAGGCTGGATTCCGCAGGCACGCCAGGAGTTCTTCGAGGGCGTGCTGGCGATGTCGTCGCGTGAAGAGCAGGCGCGGTGGACCGCCTTCTACGCCAAGGACAATCCCAAGTCGCCGCAATCGACCTTCACCGACCTCGATACGGTGTTCGTCGCGGTAAAATCCGTCACCTTCGTTTCCGCGAAGGTCGCGCAGATACGCTTTACCAAGACGCTCCAGCGCGGGGCGACTGTTAACGACACACCCGCCATCGCGACCGTGACCTACGACACCACCGATACGCCCACCACCGAACAGCAACGGTTCAAGAACCCTCTCGGGCTGGAAGTGCAGACCTACCGCGCCGACTTGGAGGTGACGCAATGA